From a single Apium graveolens cultivar Ventura chromosome 2, ASM990537v1, whole genome shotgun sequence genomic region:
- the LOC141692339 gene encoding glutathione S-transferase T2-like has product MITRKPKMFEKLLDNQKADAFWDRIQQYCVEENPGVIKKGVVAIRKGWQRINEGAQKYGVCFKKAQKLVGSGSNMSNIIETAHSLHTTTYKKKSNFKPHYFQLHGQPKWRPPPSTTESSKRTKISSSGAYSSSENNDTPTNENVVESPVRPIGVKAAKRKGKGKARTAEAIDEFEALNASAYRKLNIIEAINDTKQKEIETRQKEIEAKQTEMDLQVILADTTKMNDAQRKAHSKMLEKIMVRS; this is encoded by the exons ATGATTACGAGGAAACCGAAGATGTTCGAGAAATTACTGGACA ATCAAAAAGCTGATGCGTTTTGGGACCGAATTCAGCAATATTGTGTGGAAGAAAATCCCGGTGTCATCAAAAAAGGAGTTGTGGCTATAAGAAAAGGATGGCAACGAATAAATGAAGGTGCTCAAAAATATGGAGTGTGTTTTAAAAAGGCCCAGAAACTAGTCGGAAGCGGTTCAAACATGAGCAATATAATTGAAACAGCTCATTCACTTCATACAACTACGTACAAGAAGAAGTCTAACTTTAAACCACATTACTTTCAGCTTCATGGACAGCCCAAGTGGAGACCTCCTCCTTCAACTACtgaaagttcaaaaagaactaaAATAAGCTCTTCTGGAGCTTACTCATCATCAGAAAATAACGATACACCAACAAATGAGAATGTTGTTGAATCTCCGGTTCGTCCTATTGGAGTGAAAGCGGCTAAAAGGAAGGGGAAAGGGAAGGCAAGAACGGCAGAAGCAATTGATGAGTTTGAAGCCTTAAATGCTTCTGCATATAGAAAGTTGAACATAATAGAAGCAATAAATGACACTAAGCAAAAAGAAATTGAGACTCGACAAAAAGAAATTGAGGCAAAACAAACTGAGATGGATTTACAAGTCATTTTGGCAGATACTACTAAAATGAATGATGCTCAACGGAAAGCTCATTCTAAAATGCTTGAGAAAATCATGGTAAGAAGCTAG
- the LOC141692331 gene encoding uncharacterized protein LOC141692331 — MGRHVFLCIVNAMSNFDPYFQQRVDAVGRKGLSPLQKCTASMCMLAYGISADAVDDYIRIGESTAIECLKKFVSNVIMIFESEYLRKPNSDDVQCLLQMERSPVFDDVLEGRAPEVNYTISGNTYNMGYYLTDGIYPEWATFVKMIPRPQSEKRKLLSKYQESQRKNVERAFGVLRSRFAIVRGPTRFWDKADLGKIMRACIIMHNMIVEDERDTYATQFGPLPIYDDASNGLSEPNLGE; from the exons ATGGGAAGGCATGTTTTTCTATGTATTGTGAATGCCATGTCAAATTTCGATCCATATTTTCAACAAAGAGTCGATGCTGTTGGAAGAAAAGGTTTATCACCATTACAGAAATGCACTGCATCAATGTGTATGTTGGCATATGGAATATCCGCGGATGCTGTTGATGACTACATTCGTATTGGAGAGAGTACTGCGATTGAGTGCTTAAAAAAATTCGTCTCAAATGTCATCATGATATTTGAGAGTGAATACTTGCGGAAGCCAAACTCCGATGATGTACAATGTCTATTACAGATGG AACGATCGCCAGTATTTGATGACGTGCTAGAAGGTCGTGCTCCGGAGGTAAATTATACTATCAGTGGAAACACTTATAATATGGGATACTACTTAACAGATGGAATATATCCCGAATGGGCAACATTCGTTAAAATGATACCACGTCCACAAAGTGAGAAAAGGAAACTATTATCAAAATATCAAGAAAGTCAACGAAAAAACGTAGAACGAGCGTTTGGTGTGTTACGGTCTCGTTTCGCCATTGTACGTGGTCCTACACGCTTTTGGGACAAAGCAGATCTTGGAAAAATTATGAGAGCATGTATCATAATGCATAATATGATTGTTGAAGATGAGAGGGACACTTACGCCACACAATTTGGTCCTTTACCAATTTATGATGATGCATCGAATGGTTTATCGGAACCAAATTTAGGTGAATAA